ATAAGTTAAAGCTTCTTTCCCAATTGTATTTGATAAATCAACAGGTAAAGTAATAGCATCACCACTATTTACATCCATTACATTTCCCGCAATTAGAACTTTTTTATCTTTTGTTAAAAATAATTCTTGAGGTTTTCCTTGAATTATTGAATCAAGTATATAAATACTACCCATATCAAAAGCTTTACTAACTTTAATATCTGCTTTTTGTAGAAGATTCAAGTTATTGATTTGTTTTATCTCTTCTTTTGTAACTTCTTTTGGCTCATAAGCATTTAGCACACTAAGAAAAGAAAACACTAATAAACTTAATTTTAAGATTTTTGTCATATAAGTTCCTATTATATAAAATTTATCTGTGTATGATACACAAAGTTTGTTTAGATTGTGTAAAAGAATAAGAATAATTAATAATTTATGATAAATATTTGGCAATAATTATGTATATATTAGTTGCATTACAACAAAATTAAGAGCTAAAGATTTTAAAAAGAAGAGTTCTATTAGTTAATATATTTGAAGCTAGTATCCGTACTCTTCTTTAAGTTTTTCAATTTTGTTTCTTATTAAACTCTCTTTCCAACCATGTCTTCTTGCAAAATTAGAAATTTCTTTTTCTCTTTGCTCTTTATCGCAAAATACAAAGATTCTTTTAATAAAAGGTTTTGGTATTTGAATTGCTACCATTTGAAAATAATTGTCTTTACAATCTCTTGAACAAAAGACTTTACTTATTGATATTTTCTTTTGACAGTAGGGACAATGATTAGACATAAATATCCTTTTTTGTATTTTAAAATTTGGAGTATAACAAATAAACTTTAAATGCAACTAAGTTGCCAGCTAAATATTAGAATAATTAATTAGTTTTGATATAAATCATACAAATATTTCATTTTTTTGTTTAAAATCTTAAAAATTTTAGAGGCTTGTATATGATTCAAAAATATTTTCATAGAATGAAATCAAAATCAAAAAGAGAATCAAGAAAACCAATAAGCAAAATCTTATGGTCGTTTATTGGTTCATTTTTAGGAATATATTTTATTGCTATATTTGGAAAATGGTTCTCTATTGAAGATAGCTTTTTTCTACTTGGTTCTTTTGGAGCTTCTGCTGTACTTGTATATGGCGCACCACAAGCACCTTTTTCACAACCACGAAATTTAATTGGTGGGCATATTTTATCTGCATTAGTCTCTGTTTGTATTGTAAAAGTTTTTTTAGGAGTTCTTTCTTTAGAAATATTATGTGCTCTTAGTGTCTCTTTGTCTATATTACTTATGCATTATAGTTGTACCATGCATCCTCCAGGTGGAGCAACAGCACTTATTTATGTAATAGGAAGTAGCCAAATTCAAGATTTAGGGTGGTTATACCCTTTTACTCCAATTGCAATAGGTGCATTACTAATGCTCCTTGTAGCACTATTTGTAAATAACCTATCGCAAAATGAAAAAAGGCATTATCCAACTTATTGGATTTAAAGTATCCTTGAAATTACATATGTAGTTAAAAAAGATACAACTATACCATAACCAACAATAGCAGTACTAAGTCTTGGTGCAAGACCTACCATTGCTGCTATTGCACCTGCTGTTATCATAGGTGACATACCAGCTTCTAATATTGATACATCACTAGCTAAAGTGTGTTGCCAACCAAATAGTACTGCTACAAAATATGCAATTATTGGTCCAATAATTAGTTTGATTAAAAGTGCAATACTTAAAGGTTGTAAATCTGATTTTGGCATTTTAAATTTTAGTTGTAACCCAACTGCTACTAAAGCAACTGGAATAAGAGTGTAAGAGAAGTCTTTTAATATACTAGTTAATAAAGGTGGAAACTCTACACCTAAAAAACAAAATGCAACAATAAGCGACATAAAAGGTGGAAAAGTAATTACTTTTTGAACAATAATTCTAGGAGTTGTTCCTTTATTATTTGAATATAAAGCTGTAATTAATGTTCCATAAGTTGCAAGTGCTATAAATGTTCCTAATTGATCATAAATAATTACATAAGGAATAGCTTTTTCTCCTATGTAGGTATTTAATAAAGGAATACCAGCAATTGAACTATTTGATAAAACTGCTACTAAGAGCAAAGAACCTGTTATTTCTTTAGACCATTTGAAGTATTTAGAAAAAAGTAATACTAATCCTGCACTTAAAAGCATAACAAACCATGCTATAATTGCAGGAATAATAATATCAATTGAGATGTTTAATTTTGGTACTTGCAATAAAATTATTGCAGGTAATGAGATATATATAATATATTGGTTTAAAATTATTGGAGTCTCTTGAGAAAAGATTTTAAATTTTTGAAGAGCATATCCAATAAGTATAGCAATAATAATTAAAACGAAATTTTCCATTTTATTTACTATCTTGTGATTTTAAATTTTGCAAGAGAGTTATTCTTTTTTGCTAATTTATTATAATTTTCAATATATTTAATACCCCATTTGTACATCTCTATTAATGTGGATTTAAATTGTTTTCTTTTTTGTGTCAAAAAGTAAACAATTTTTTGGAAAAATTCTCTAGTTATAATGTTTTCTTCTATTTTTTTTAGTTTTAAAATTAGAGTTTTTTTTGTTATTTTTTCAATATCTTCATTTAAGTCTTTAAATATTTTATTATCTAGTAAGTACCAGATAATAGTTACTTTCTTTATACTAAGAGTAGTCGCTATTGAGCATTTGTACTCTTTATTATTTGTAAAATACATTATTTAATCCTTTAAAGACTGAAATTATAACATAAAGTATATTAAACATCTTTACTTACCTAAAGTAAAGTAAGAGTAAATTAAGTTTATAAAATATATAATTTTCAAAATACATTAGGAGAATTTATGAAAAATGTACTTATTATAAATGGACATCAAAAATATGAAGAGATTGCTGAGGGAAAATTAACACAAACTTTTATAAATAAAGCACAAAGTTTTTTTGAAAATAATAATTTTGAGGTAAAACATAGTATCGTAGAGAGTGATTATAATATAAAAGAAGAATTAGAGAAGTTTAAATGGGCAGATTATATTTTATTTCAATATCCAGTTTATTGGATGGGTGTTCCATGGCTTACTAAAAAGTACATGGATGAGATGTTTTCAGGTGGAAATAAAACAGTTACATTTATAAATGATGGAAGAAGTAGAAGTGATAGTAGTAAAAAATATGGTAGTGGTGGATTGATGACAGATAAAAAATATATGCTTTCACTAACTTACAATTGTCCAAGCAGTGAATTTAGCAATAAAGATGGTTTTTTTGATGGTTTATCTCTTGATGAAGCAAATATTGCAGTACATAAAACTTTTCAGTTTTGTGGTGCAAAACCACTTGAGACTTATGCGATTCATGATATATTTAAAACGGATTTAGATATAAATAGTGAATTAAAGAAATTTGAAGATATACTAATAAAAAATTTTTTATAGGACAAAAAATGGAAAATATTATAGTAATTGCAAAAATCAAAATAAAACCAGAGTTTGAAAAAGAAGTTTTCAATGAACTTACAAAGCTTCATAAACAAACACATGCAAATGATAGTGGTTGTATAAAATATGATTTACATAAAGATATAGAAGAAGAAAATACTTATACATTTATAGAAACTTGGGAAAGTAAAGAGGATTTGAAAATACATGAAAATAAATCTCATTTTAAAGAGTTTTTAGTAAATATTGAGGGTAAACTTGAAAGTGTACAAATTAATAAATTAGAAAAACTATCAATATAAGGAGATAAAGTGATTAAAGAAGAGTTTTTTAAAGCAATGGATTTTAGACATGCTTGTAAGGTTTTTGATGATACAAAAAAAATACCAGAAGAGGATTTAAATTTTATTTTAGAAGTGGCTAGAAAATCACCTTCATCATTTGGAATGGAGCCTTGGAAATTTTTAGTTGTGCAAAATCAAGAATTAAAAGAAAAAATTAGACCTACTTGTTGGAATCAAGTTCAAATTACATCATGCAGTGATTTAGTAATTGTCTTAGCAAAAATTGAAGATGTTAAAGTTGAAAGTGGTGTACCTGAAAAAAGATTTGGAAGAAGACCAATGCCACAAGAGAAAAAAGATTTTTATATAAATCTTTATGCAAATCATCTAAAAGATACTTTAAGTAGTGATAAAAATATTTATGAATGGACTTCAAGACAGACTTATATTGCTGTGGGAAATATGATGACAGCAGCTGCTGCTATTGGAATTGATTCTTGTCCTATTGAAGGGTTCGAAAAAGATAAATTAGAACAAATATTAGAACTTGATACTACAAAATATCAAGTGGCTATGGTTTTACCTTTTGGATATAGATTAAATGAACAATCTGATCAGTTAAGACTAA
The window above is part of the Malaciobacter marinus genome. Proteins encoded here:
- a CDS encoding DUF2116 family Zn-ribbon domain-containing protein, with the protein product MSNHCPYCQKKISISKVFCSRDCKDNYFQMVAIQIPKPFIKRIFVFCDKEQREKEISNFARRHGWKESLIRNKIEKLKEEYGY
- a CDS encoding HPP family protein, whose translation is MIQKYFHRMKSKSKRESRKPISKILWSFIGSFLGIYFIAIFGKWFSIEDSFFLLGSFGASAVLVYGAPQAPFSQPRNLIGGHILSALVSVCIVKVFLGVLSLEILCALSVSLSILLMHYSCTMHPPGGATALIYVIGSSQIQDLGWLYPFTPIAIGALLMLLVALFVNNLSQNEKRHYPTYWI
- a CDS encoding AEC family transporter, whose protein sequence is MENFVLIIIAILIGYALQKFKIFSQETPIILNQYIIYISLPAIILLQVPKLNISIDIIIPAIIAWFVMLLSAGLVLLFSKYFKWSKEITGSLLLVAVLSNSSIAGIPLLNTYIGEKAIPYVIIYDQLGTFIALATYGTLITALYSNNKGTTPRIIVQKVITFPPFMSLIVAFCFLGVEFPPLLTSILKDFSYTLIPVALVAVGLQLKFKMPKSDLQPLSIALLIKLIIGPIIAYFVAVLFGWQHTLASDVSILEAGMSPMITAGAIAAMVGLAPRLSTAIVGYGIVVSFLTTYVISRIL
- a CDS encoding winged helix-turn-helix transcriptional regulator yields the protein MYFTNNKEYKCSIATTLSIKKVTIIWYLLDNKIFKDLNEDIEKITKKTLILKLKKIEENIITREFFQKIVYFLTQKRKQFKSTLIEMYKWGIKYIENYNKLAKKNNSLAKFKITR
- a CDS encoding NAD(P)H-dependent oxidoreductase; translation: MKNVLIINGHQKYEEIAEGKLTQTFINKAQSFFENNNFEVKHSIVESDYNIKEELEKFKWADYILFQYPVYWMGVPWLTKKYMDEMFSGGNKTVTFINDGRSRSDSSKKYGSGGLMTDKKYMLSLTYNCPSSEFSNKDGFFDGLSLDEANIAVHKTFQFCGAKPLETYAIHDIFKTDLDINSELKKFEDILIKNFL
- a CDS encoding putative quinol monooxygenase; protein product: MENIIVIAKIKIKPEFEKEVFNELTKLHKQTHANDSGCIKYDLHKDIEEENTYTFIETWESKEDLKIHENKSHFKEFLVNIEGKLESVQINKLEKLSI
- a CDS encoding NAD(P)H-dependent oxidoreductase: MDFRHACKVFDDTKKIPEEDLNFILEVARKSPSSFGMEPWKFLVVQNQELKEKIRPTCWNQVQITSCSDLVIVLAKIEDVKVESGVPEKRFGRRPMPQEKKDFYINLYANHLKDTLSSDKNIYEWTSRQTYIAVGNMMTAAAAIGIDSCPIEGFEKDKLEQILELDTTKYQVAMVLPFGYRLNEQSDQLRLSFDEVVEFVK